A genomic stretch from Kogia breviceps isolate mKogBre1 chromosome 1, mKogBre1 haplotype 1, whole genome shotgun sequence includes:
- the TM2D1 gene encoding TM2 domain-containing protein 1, protein MGDAPVPSMAAPRPSGQAVSETAAVRLLAVLWVASVTTGPWGAAAGGGEESPKCEDLKVGQYICKDPKINDATQEPVNCTNYTAHVPCFPAPNITCKDSGGNETHFTGNEIGFLKPISCRNVNGYSYKVAVALSLFLGWLGADRFYLGYPALGLLKFCTVGFCGIGSLIDFILISMQIVGPSDGSSYIIDYYGTRLTRLSITNETFRKTQLYP, encoded by the exons ATGGGGGATGCACCGGTCCCCAGCATGGCGGCCCCTAGGCCCTCCGGGCAGGCTGTGTCCGAGACTGCTGCTGTTCGGCTCCTGGCTGTCCTGTGGGTCGCGTCAGTAACGACGGGACCTTGGGGAGCTGCCGCCGGCGGTGGCGAAGAGTCACCTAAGTGCGAGGACCTCAAAGTGGGACA ATATATTTGTAAAGATCCAAAAATAAATGATGCTACACAAGAACCAGTTAACTGTACAAACTACACAGCTCATG TTCCATGTTTTCCAGCACCTAACATAACTTGTAAGGATTCTGGTGGCAATGAAACACATTTTACTGGAAACGAAATTGGTTTTCTCAAGCCCATATCTTGCCGAAATGT AAATGGATATTCATACAAGGTGGCGGTTGCACTGTCTCTTTTTCTTGGATGGTTGGGAGCAGATCGATTTTACCTTGGATACCCTGCCTTGG GTTTGTTAAAGTTTTGCACTGTAGGATTTTGTGGAATTGGGAGCCTAAttgatttcattcttatttcaaTGCAG ATTGTTGGACCTTCAGATGGAAGTAGTTACATTATAGATTATTATGGAACCAGACTTACAAGACTGAGTATTACCAATGAGACATTTAGAAAAACGCAGTTATATCCATGA